The DNA window GGATCAGCGCTATCACACTAGGCACCCACGAAATGCCACGAACTGTCCGATTCTACCGCGCGCTGGGGTTTGAGGTCCTGCATGGCGGCGAAGAGTCGTCCTTCACCAGCCTTCGAGCAGGGGTGAGCTATCTTAACCTCATCGTCCAGCCTGCCGAGCGGCGCTGGTCTTGGTGGGGACGCGTAATTTTCTACGTCACCGATGTTGACGCACTTTACAACCGTGCGCTCGCAGCGGGATACCAGCCGGCTACGGTGCCCC is part of the Bradyrhizobium erythrophlei genome and encodes:
- a CDS encoding VOC family protein — translated: MIEGISAITLGTHEMPRTVRFYRALGFEVLHGGEESSFTSLRAGVSYLNLIVQPAERRWSWWGRVIFYVTDVDALYNRALAAGYQPATVPRDAEWGERFFHLVDPDGHELSFARPLLPVSVQ